A part of Amycolatopsis camponoti genomic DNA contains:
- a CDS encoding (2Fe-2S)-binding protein → MRITVTVDGTKYTDEVEPRTLLVHHLREKLGKVGTVVGCDTSNCGACTVHLDGHSVKSCSVLAVQADGCEVTTIEGLARDGQLHPVQKAFHDNHALQCGFCTPGMIMQSIDLLADNPDPDEQAVREGLEGNLCRCTGYQNIVRAVRDAARNMSPGAGPEAERIAENKHVGVGGD, encoded by the coding sequence ATGCGCATCACCGTCACCGTCGACGGGACGAAGTACACCGACGAAGTCGAGCCCCGCACCCTGCTCGTGCACCACCTGCGAGAGAAGCTGGGCAAGGTCGGCACCGTCGTCGGCTGCGACACCAGCAACTGCGGCGCCTGCACCGTCCACCTGGACGGGCACAGCGTGAAATCCTGCTCCGTGCTGGCCGTGCAAGCCGACGGCTGTGAGGTCACCACCATCGAAGGCCTCGCCCGCGACGGGCAGCTGCACCCGGTGCAGAAAGCGTTCCACGACAACCACGCCCTGCAGTGCGGGTTCTGCACGCCCGGCATGATCATGCAGTCGATCGACCTGCTGGCCGACAACCCCGACCCGGACGAACAGGCCGTCCGCGAAGGTCTCGAAGGCAACCTCTGCCGCTGCACCGGTTACCAGAACATCGTCCGCGCGGTCCGCGACGCGGCGCGGAACATGAGCCCCGGCGCCGGCCCCGAAGCCGAGCGGATCGCCGAGAACAAGCACGTCGGCGTGGGTGGTGACTGA